The Fontisubflavum oceani genomic interval ACCCCCGCAATTGGAATGACCCAGCACCAGAATATGCGCAACTTTCAGCACCTTAACGGCATATTCGATGGCTGCAGCGGTGCCATGATGCTCCCCATCGGGCGTGTAGGGCGGCACCAAATTGGCGATGTTGCGATGAACGAATATCTCGCCAATCTCTTGCCCGAAGACCGACGTGACCGCCACGCGGCTGTCACAGCAGGCAATGGCCATGGCCCGAGGACGCTGCCCCTCCACCGCCAAACGTCGAAACCAGGCGCGATTTTCGACAAATGTCGTCGCTTTCCAGCCTTTATAGCGGCTCATCAGATAGGAGGGCAAAGCCTTGACACGATGCATTGCGGACCTTTCGAGCGTGGGCTTAACGGAGTAGCGCGGATTCGGTGTAATTTCGAGATGTTTTTCAACTGCACCGAAGGCGTTTCTTTGGCAGAATGGATGCGGGTGCCCTACGTCGTTGGGGAAGAAGTGGAGTGAGAAATGAAGCCATCCGTGGCCATTTTGCGGTTGGACGAACCCGCGCGGTTCAACCCGGACCAGCTTGAGAAGCTATGCACCGAGTTGGGCGAAGTACGCGCTGAGTCAGAGGTCGCCGACGCGCTTGGCGTTATCGGCAAGCTTCTTCAGGACGTCGAAAACCTTGATCAAGGCCAGCATCCGCACGGGTTAGGCCAGCCGGTTCGTCACCTGATTGCGGCATCCGACAGAATTGGGATGGCGACCCTCGCGCGGGCTGCACGCAATGTGGAAATGGCCCAGGCAAGCGGCGATGCGGTCGCGCTCTCGGCAACCTTGGCGCGGCTGCAACGGGTGGGCGAGCGCTCGATTCTGGCGATTTGGGACCTGGAAGACCTCTCAGGCTGAAGGGGGCTTGCGGCAGGGATCGGGCACGCTAGGGTGGCGACATCTTAGGAAAGTGCCCAATGCCAGCCCGATTTAGCGAAGCCAAAACCGATACCATTCCGATCCGATTGATCGCCCCTGCCGACGTGCCGGATGCCTTCGCCGATCTGACCGAAGCGCAGAGATCTTGGATCGATCATATGGGATTTGCCGCCAAACCCGGCCAAGTCTTGAGTTTGGCGGATGCATCGGGTCGACCGGCACTGGCCCTAATTGGCCTCGGCAAACCCGAAGTGCGGAAACGCACACGGTTTGCCGTCGGTGCCGCTATCGCCCAACTGCCGGCGGACACCTATCGCATCGACGCGTTGCCTGAGGACGTGTCAGGCGACGAGGTCGGGTTGGGCTATCTCCTGTCGTGCTATCGCTTCGACCGATACCGGAACCAACCGCGAGTGAAAGCCGGATTGGTTGCCCCACCCCAGACCAATGCCGCGAGGCTAGAGCAAATCGCCGAGGCCGAAGCTCTGACCCGCGACCTGATCAACACACCGGCCGAAGACATGGGACCAGATGCCCTTGAAGCCGCGATGCGCGATCTGGCGGGCCGGTTTGGCGCGGAGGTGACAGCGACAGAGGGCGAGGCGTTGATTGGTGCCAATCTGCCTTTGATCCACACCGTGGGCCGCGCCGCGACGCGCGCGCCCCGCCTGTTGGATATGACCTGGGGGAACAGCGGGCCAACGCTGACCCTCGTGGGCAAAGGCGTCTGTTTCGACACCGGCGGATTGAACCTTAAACCCGGCGCCTCGATGGGCCTGATGAAGAAGGATATGGGCGGTGCGGCCACGGTTCTCGGCCTCGCTCAGATGATCATGAGCGCCGCATTGCCGCTTCGGCTTCGCGTCTTGATCCCGGCGGTCGAGAACAATGTTGCGGGCAACGCGTTCCGCCCGGGTGATATCCTGACGGCCCGGAATGGGCTGACCGTGGAGATCAATAACACCGACGCCGAGGGCCGCTTGGTCTTGGCCGATGCATTGGCGCTGGCAAGCGAGACGCCACCAGATTTGATGATCTCTATGGCCACCCTGACTGGCGCTGCGCGTG includes:
- a CDS encoding leucyl aminopeptidase family protein produces the protein MPARFSEAKTDTIPIRLIAPADVPDAFADLTEAQRSWIDHMGFAAKPGQVLSLADASGRPALALIGLGKPEVRKRTRFAVGAAIAQLPADTYRIDALPEDVSGDEVGLGYLLSCYRFDRYRNQPRVKAGLVAPPQTNAARLEQIAEAEALTRDLINTPAEDMGPDALEAAMRDLAGRFGAEVTATEGEALIGANLPLIHTVGRAATRAPRLLDMTWGNSGPTLTLVGKGVCFDTGGLNLKPGASMGLMKKDMGGAATVLGLAQMIMSAALPLRLRVLIPAVENNVAGNAFRPGDILTARNGLTVEINNTDAEGRLVLADALALASETPPDLMISMATLTGAARVAVGPDLAPFYTDDDPLAAALAMAASNVADPVWRMPFHTPYESMIEPGIADLDNAPKGGFAGSITAALFLRRFVKDTPRYAHFDIYGWQPSAAPGRPKGGVGQGARSVFEALPEVLNL
- a CDS encoding carbonic anhydrase; this translates as MHRVKALPSYLMSRYKGWKATTFVENRAWFRRLAVEGQRPRAMAIACCDSRVAVTSVFGQEIGEIFVHRNIANLVPPYTPDGEHHGTAAAIEYAVKVLKVAHILVLGHSNCGGVRGCIDMCSGAAPELEAQESFIGRWLDVLKVGYDRVSDIENPEMRQTALEKEGIQVSLENLMTYPFVMEAVDREELTLHGVWAELAEGDLEMFDGSVRRFVKS